The Pseudarthrobacter sulfonivorans genome includes a window with the following:
- a CDS encoding sensor histidine kinase encodes MTNRTPTRDTTQDEGPAGSLFAGRIDAFAGGLGVRGRVVMSQLPLTVTVLLVVLAAAVFSPSTLAELQFRMALLSHAAVFAACLAVPWEKLPQGAFVIIPVLDCIAIGFTRETGGPAFNVLSLMLVFPVIWLSVGRQRSRVVLAVLATVLATVVPPAVLGGAPPAQGSMIRVIFLPLVLSAVAVTAHLVSGTIHRQRTALVLKDQALAETLADSMDRQRLLDAVLAAVGVGVWVVDQDGNDILTNRALRTDPALAGLADPEGGPALLLGDRSTPVPAEMLPAARLARGERFTDELMWAGRGRDQRAYSVSAHPMKPKNGGHTGGVITFVDVTALITALAAKDNFVGTVSHELRTPLTSILGYLELVMDEPGLEGIEAELQVVHRNAAHLLGLVNDLIAVASERVDLSLEEADLARLLTDVVDSALPKAATRGLELVIEAGEHPLPARMDTARIRQVVNNLLSNAIKYSPDGGRITARVHRTGADLVCSITDPGIGMSQEDQEQAFTKFFRSARSRDTAIPGAGLGLPISKTIIEGHGGSMSLSSAPGAGTTATFVLPAS; translated from the coding sequence GTGACAAACCGAACACCGACCCGCGACACCACACAGGACGAGGGACCGGCGGGCAGTCTGTTCGCCGGGAGAATCGATGCGTTCGCGGGTGGCCTCGGCGTCCGCGGCCGGGTGGTCATGAGCCAACTGCCCCTCACGGTGACGGTGCTGCTTGTTGTCTTGGCCGCCGCCGTTTTCAGCCCGTCCACACTGGCTGAGCTTCAGTTCCGGATGGCGTTGCTGTCCCATGCCGCTGTCTTCGCCGCCTGCCTGGCCGTGCCGTGGGAGAAGCTGCCGCAGGGGGCCTTCGTCATCATTCCGGTCCTTGACTGTATTGCCATCGGCTTCACGAGGGAAACCGGCGGCCCTGCCTTCAACGTGCTGAGCCTGATGTTGGTGTTCCCGGTCATCTGGCTGTCCGTAGGCCGCCAGCGCAGCAGGGTGGTCCTGGCCGTGCTGGCAACAGTACTCGCCACAGTGGTCCCGCCCGCAGTGCTGGGCGGTGCACCTCCTGCGCAGGGGTCGATGATCCGCGTGATTTTCCTGCCCCTCGTGCTGTCCGCGGTCGCCGTCACAGCGCACCTCGTGTCCGGAACCATCCACCGGCAGCGGACCGCGCTGGTCCTGAAGGACCAGGCACTTGCGGAAACGCTCGCCGACAGCATGGACCGCCAACGGCTCCTGGACGCCGTGCTGGCCGCCGTCGGAGTGGGCGTCTGGGTGGTTGACCAGGACGGAAACGACATCCTGACCAACCGGGCCCTCCGCACCGACCCGGCCCTGGCCGGGCTCGCCGACCCGGAGGGCGGTCCCGCCCTGCTGTTGGGCGACAGGAGCACGCCTGTACCGGCGGAAATGCTCCCGGCTGCCCGCTTGGCGCGTGGAGAGAGGTTCACTGACGAGCTGATGTGGGCCGGACGCGGGAGAGACCAGCGGGCCTACTCGGTGAGCGCCCATCCCATGAAACCGAAAAACGGCGGGCACACCGGGGGCGTCATTACCTTCGTGGACGTGACGGCGCTGATAACTGCCCTGGCGGCCAAGGACAACTTCGTCGGCACCGTCTCCCACGAGCTGCGCACGCCGCTCACGTCCATCCTGGGCTACCTGGAGCTCGTGATGGATGAGCCGGGCCTGGAAGGTATTGAAGCTGAACTGCAAGTGGTCCATCGCAACGCCGCGCATCTCCTGGGCCTCGTCAACGACCTGATAGCCGTCGCCTCCGAGCGGGTGGACCTGAGCCTGGAAGAGGCCGATCTCGCCCGCTTGCTGACCGACGTCGTGGATTCCGCGCTTCCCAAGGCGGCCACCAGGGGCCTGGAGCTGGTGATCGAAGCCGGGGAGCATCCGCTCCCCGCCAGGATGGACACCGCGCGGATCCGCCAGGTAGTCAACAACCTCCTGTCCAACGCGATCAAATACTCCCCCGACGGCGGCCGCATCACGGCCCGGGTGCATCGGACCGGAGCGGACCTCGTCTGCTCCATCACGGACCCGGGGATCGGCATGAGCCAGGAGGACCAGGAGCAGGCGTTCACCAAGTTCTTCCGCTCCGCGCGGTCCCGCGACACGGCCATCCCCGGAGCCGGTCTGGGCCTGCCCATCAGCAAGACCATCATCGAAGGGCACGGCGGTTCGATGAGCCTCTCCAGCGCACCGGGCGCAGGCACCACCGCCACGTTCGTCCTGCCGGCGTCGTGA